In Litorimonas taeanensis, one DNA window encodes the following:
- a CDS encoding ketoacyl-ACP synthase III translates to MARISHIETFFPETCIQNKDLEGIVEGFDAEKISKKIGIEKRYIVSKGQTALDLAEGACKKLLEKVDSQSIDCLLLCTQSPEYFLPTTATILQHRLGLSTKCPALDFNLGCSGYIYGLSLAKGMIASGQAKKVLLVTSETYSVHLAQDDVSNRSIFGDGATATLVEDTPTDNLGQFSMGTDGSGAENLIVRNGATKNPIRDGSADDYLYMNGPEIFNFTIQAVPDLVDEVLEKNSLTTETVDYTIFHQANEYMLKYLRKKCRIPTDKFHIGMKDYGNTVSSTIPIALKQALDSKKLQDGNQVLLIGFGVGYSYGGTVITV, encoded by the coding sequence ATGGCCAGAATCTCTCACATCGAAACTTTCTTTCCTGAGACCTGTATCCAGAATAAAGACCTAGAAGGCATAGTTGAGGGATTTGATGCTGAAAAAATAAGCAAAAAAATTGGCATTGAAAAAAGATATATTGTATCAAAAGGACAAACAGCTTTAGACTTAGCAGAAGGCGCCTGTAAAAAGCTTTTAGAAAAAGTCGATTCACAATCAATTGATTGTTTGCTCCTATGCACACAAAGCCCCGAATATTTCCTCCCAACGACGGCGACTATTTTACAACATAGACTAGGGTTATCAACGAAATGCCCAGCCCTTGACTTTAACCTCGGTTGCTCTGGCTACATTTATGGGCTTTCTTTGGCCAAAGGCATGATTGCATCTGGCCAAGCAAAAAAAGTACTTCTGGTTACGTCAGAAACTTATTCTGTACATTTGGCACAAGACGATGTTTCCAACAGAAGCATCTTTGGCGATGGCGCAACAGCCACTCTTGTCGAAGACACCCCCACGGACAATTTGGGTCAGTTCTCTATGGGCACAGATGGCTCGGGCGCTGAAAACTTAATTGTAAGAAACGGCGCAACAAAAAACCCCATTCGGGATGGGTCTGCAGATGATTATTTATATATGAACGGCCCCGAAATATTTAACTTCACAATTCAAGCCGTGCCTGACTTGGTTGACGAAGTTTTGGAAAAAAACTCTCTGACGACTGAAACCGTGGATTATACAATATTCCATCAAGCTAACGAATATATGCTGAAATATCTGCGCAAAAAGTGCCGTATTCCTACAGATAAATTTCACATCGGCATGAAAGACTATGGCAATACCGTCTCGTCGACAATCCCCATTGCATTAAAGCAAGCGCTTGACAGTAAAAAGCTGCAAGACGGCAATCAAGTCTTGCTTATTGGCTTTGGGGTAGGGTATTCGTACGGCGGAACAGTAATCACTGTATAA
- a CDS encoding acyl carrier protein, with translation MELDKFLEELTEVLELDDTLTVESPLDEENGYDSLGVLSVIALVDENFGISLSGEVLSELKSVKELISLIGEDKIT, from the coding sequence ATGGAACTAGATAAATTTTTAGAAGAGCTAACAGAAGTATTAGAGCTCGACGACACTTTGACGGTAGAATCTCCATTGGACGAAGAAAATGGTTATGATTCTCTTGGCGTATTAAGTGTGATTGCCCTTGTTGATGAAAACTTCGGAATCTCTCTTTCTGGCGAAGTCTTAAGCGAGTTGAAATCAGTTAAGGAACTTATTTCCTTAATTGGGGAAGACAAAATAACTTAA
- a CDS encoding 3-oxoacyl-ACP synthase III family protein encodes MAFLKYSKASITGMVSCYPPNIIDNLTVSPLLTEKEAAKVVKATGIKERRFVSEGVCASDLCAQAAEHLLDDMGIDRDSIDVLIFLSQTPDYLGVPATSCALQARLGLSTETAAFDMVLGCSGFIYALSTAYAYVEAGAKRVLLLVGETMSDFTSLEDRTTALLFGDGGAAIMVEGKDTASTSYFSLRTDGKGTDAIKIPSGGYRSPSNAENVQLQTFEDGSRRTGLHVTMDGMKVFDFTMKEVVQNIQSVLSFAEVDIDDVDTFFMHQANKFMLNMFAKKLKIAKEKMPISIHKFGNTSTVSIPLTITDHIQEGGHKPLNSILCGYGSGLSWGTAYLDMSSCTLYKQIEYK; translated from the coding sequence ATGGCCTTTTTGAAATACAGTAAAGCCTCCATTACTGGAATGGTGAGCTGTTACCCACCTAACATTATTGATAATTTGACAGTCTCACCCCTCCTTACGGAAAAAGAGGCTGCGAAGGTCGTGAAAGCTACTGGCATCAAGGAACGCCGATTTGTCTCAGAGGGCGTTTGTGCGTCCGATCTTTGCGCGCAAGCGGCTGAACACCTTCTGGATGACATGGGAATTGATAGAGACAGTATTGATGTCTTAATTTTCCTCTCCCAAACTCCAGATTATTTGGGCGTTCCTGCAACATCTTGCGCGCTACAAGCACGGCTTGGACTTTCCACTGAAACCGCCGCATTTGACATGGTGCTTGGCTGTTCAGGTTTCATATATGCCTTATCGACTGCCTACGCCTATGTAGAAGCAGGCGCTAAAAGAGTTTTATTGCTCGTAGGGGAAACTATGAGTGACTTTACCTCACTTGAGGACAGGACCACGGCCTTGTTGTTTGGCGATGGTGGGGCTGCTATCATGGTTGAAGGCAAAGACACAGCATCGACAAGTTACTTCTCTTTACGGACCGACGGCAAAGGGACCGACGCTATTAAAATCCCTAGTGGTGGATATAGATCCCCCTCAAATGCAGAGAACGTACAATTACAAACCTTTGAAGACGGAAGCCGAAGAACTGGCCTTCATGTTACGATGGATGGGATGAAAGTGTTTGACTTCACAATGAAAGAAGTCGTTCAAAACATACAATCGGTATTATCCTTTGCCGAAGTAGATATCGACGATGTAGATACGTTTTTCATGCATCAAGCGAATAAGTTCATGCTGAATATGTTTGCCAAAAAATTGAAAATTGCCAAAGAGAAAATGCCTATCTCCATTCATAAATTTGGTAATACAAGCACAGTCTCTATTCCTCTAACAATTACAGATCATATACAAGAAGGCGGACACAAACCGCTAAATAGCATTCTCTGCGGATACGGCTCCGGTCTATCTTGGGGAACCGCCTATCTTGATATGAGCTCTTGTACTTTATACAAACAAATCGAGTATAAGTAA
- a CDS encoding SDR family NAD(P)-dependent oxidoreductase yields MTIMQDFNLTDTNVLITGASSGLGRAMSIACSEAGANVALVGRNKEALEHTRSLLTPNNHHCFSYDVTESALYTELFNSIESQMGKLSGFVHSAGIEKSLPLKAGSAKHYEQIFDVNTTAALELSRFVLKKKYRAESVSIIFMSSIMAVVGAPTQMAYAASKGALVSAARCAALEYANKGARFNCISPGFVAGTPMSEELLEKLPPAAKEDLISSYPLGLGETTDISNAAIFLLSRASRWITGTNIMVDGGYSAR; encoded by the coding sequence ATGACCATTATGCAAGATTTTAACTTAACCGACACGAATGTTCTGATTACTGGAGCTTCTTCTGGACTTGGTCGAGCAATGTCTATCGCTTGTAGTGAAGCCGGCGCGAATGTTGCTTTGGTAGGTAGAAATAAGGAAGCTCTTGAGCATACTCGCTCATTATTAACCCCTAACAACCATCATTGCTTCAGCTATGATGTAACAGAGAGCGCTTTATATACGGAATTATTTAATTCCATAGAGAGCCAAATGGGAAAACTTTCTGGCTTCGTTCACTCCGCTGGCATTGAGAAGTCTCTGCCTTTAAAGGCAGGTTCTGCTAAACATTACGAGCAAATATTTGATGTGAACACGACAGCAGCCCTTGAACTCAGTCGCTTCGTCTTAAAGAAAAAATATCGCGCTGAATCAGTCAGTATTATTTTTATGTCATCAATAATGGCCGTAGTCGGCGCGCCAACTCAAATGGCCTATGCCGCTTCGAAAGGCGCGCTGGTGTCCGCCGCAAGATGTGCCGCTCTCGAATATGCGAATAAAGGGGCACGCTTTAACTGCATTTCGCCTGGCTTTGTTGCGGGCACACCTATGTCTGAGGAGTTATTAGAAAAACTCCCTCCTGCAGCTAAAGAAGATCTAATTTCAAGCTACCCTCTCGGCCTAGGCGAAACGACCGATATTAGTAATGCTGCTATTTTCCTATTATCACGTGCATCCCGATGGATAACAGGAACGAACATTATGGTTGATGGTGGCTATAGTGCTCGCTGA
- a CDS encoding PglD-related sugar-binding protein, with the protein MKIAIFGSSGFAREVADLCHDIGYTDMVLVDGSNDADTVAGLKVLDDSHISTLASSGYDFVIAIGSPQIRRKIASQYPDLNFPNLIHPTVSFGRGQRERLEASRGNIFCAGCRLSNTIDIGDFCTFNMNVLIGHDVEIQNYVSVMSTTVISGNVTIGDNVYIGSGALITNGKLHKKLTIEKDAFIGIGSVVLRRIREGHKVFGNPAKKI; encoded by the coding sequence ATGAAAATTGCTATTTTTGGATCGTCAGGATTTGCAAGAGAAGTTGCAGATCTTTGCCATGACATTGGCTATACAGACATGGTTCTGGTCGACGGTTCTAATGATGCCGACACAGTTGCAGGCCTTAAGGTCTTGGATGATAGCCACATAAGCACACTAGCAAGCTCAGGGTATGATTTCGTCATTGCCATTGGCAGTCCTCAAATCAGACGAAAAATTGCAAGCCAATACCCAGACTTGAATTTTCCAAACCTTATCCATCCAACAGTTTCGTTCGGTCGCGGACAAAGAGAACGTCTTGAGGCGTCTCGCGGTAATATATTCTGTGCCGGATGCCGCCTATCTAATACAATTGATATTGGCGACTTCTGTACCTTCAATATGAATGTACTCATTGGGCATGATGTCGAAATTCAAAACTATGTATCAGTCATGTCAACCACTGTGATTTCTGGGAATGTCACAATTGGCGATAATGTTTATATTGGAAGCGGTGCCCTCATCACTAATGGCAAGCTACATAAAAAACTTACCATTGAGAAAGATGCCTTTATTGGTATTGGTAGCGTTGTTCTTAGACGCATTAGAGAAGGCCATAAGGTCTTTGGGAACCCCGCAAAAAAAATATAA
- a CDS encoding M56 family metallopeptidase, with protein sequence MTVEAFTVWGLQTGLMVSFLIGLVLVIRRPFARYFGANAAYALWLLPAIRLVLPPMTVPFIKRKVLPAEGISETAQGKGSPVGVPNLAPFESQEQVPNDAADPSSVKSLTTLPVEQGATVSDIATPKSEHSIINAADKLDPVLTPNVTETTFDLLQTMQAILPVLTVIWLAVAGLWFIFQLYRQNHFMTVIKANGVKPSHSLYDPIREAMALTGLKTEPDVLLSEMVSGPMVTGVLSPLIVLPLDFEDKFAPHQRSFALIHEMAHIKRGDLWVALGVLGFRALFWPNPLVHYAAHKMRVDQEAACDASVLAKAGGKAATHSYAETLIHAAKAAGNKRDQAPLGLALSDQGE encoded by the coding sequence ATGACTGTGGAGGCCTTCACAGTTTGGGGGTTGCAAACGGGGCTAATGGTCAGCTTCTTAATCGGACTGGTGTTGGTTATACGGCGCCCGTTTGCACGTTACTTTGGCGCGAACGCGGCCTATGCGCTCTGGTTGTTACCAGCCATTCGCCTTGTTTTACCGCCCATGACGGTGCCATTCATCAAGCGTAAAGTTTTGCCCGCGGAGGGGATTTCAGAGACTGCGCAGGGGAAGGGGAGCCCCGTAGGTGTCCCAAATCTTGCGCCTTTTGAAAGCCAGGAACAGGTGCCTAACGACGCCGCAGATCCGTCCTCCGTGAAGAGTTTGACGACCTTGCCAGTAGAGCAGGGGGCTACCGTAAGTGACATCGCGACGCCCAAGAGCGAGCATTCCATCATTAATGCGGCGGATAAATTAGACCCAGTACTAACCCCAAATGTAACGGAGACGACATTTGACCTGTTGCAAACTATGCAAGCCATATTACCGGTGCTCACGGTCATATGGCTTGCGGTAGCAGGGCTGTGGTTTATTTTTCAACTCTATCGCCAAAATCACTTTATGACCGTGATAAAAGCGAATGGGGTTAAGCCATCTCACTCTTTGTATGATCCAATCAGAGAGGCCATGGCCCTAACGGGTTTAAAGACAGAGCCTGATGTCTTGCTATCGGAAATGGTGTCGGGCCCAATGGTCACAGGCGTTCTATCACCGCTTATCGTTTTGCCTTTGGATTTCGAAGACAAGTTCGCACCGCATCAACGTAGTTTTGCCCTCATTCATGAGATGGCTCATATTAAACGTGGAGACCTATGGGTTGCTCTTGGCGTGCTGGGTTTCAGAGCTTTGTTTTGGCCAAATCCTCTCGTGCATTATGCTGCGCATAAAATGCGAGTGGATCAAGAAGCCGCCTGCGATGCGTCGGTATTGGCCAAAGCAGGCGGAAAAGCCGCAACCCATTCTTACGCAGAAACCCTAATTCATGCGGCCAAAGCGGCGGGGAATAAGCGAGATCAAGCTCCGCTTGGTTTGGCATTAAGTGATCAAGGCGAATAA
- a CDS encoding BlaI/MecI/CopY family transcriptional regulator produces the protein MAVRISQSELYIMNVLWDKSPLAASDVFKALDNEKDWSSRTVKTLLSRLVEKGALSTEADGRRYLYAPLIQKETYATQAARSLTDRLFGGRAAPLVAHLAESEGLTDSDIEELEALLAKLKK, from the coding sequence ATGGCTGTGCGTATTTCGCAATCTGAACTTTATATTATGAACGTACTTTGGGACAAAAGTCCCTTAGCTGCGAGTGATGTCTTTAAAGCTCTGGATAATGAGAAAGATTGGAGTAGCCGCACCGTTAAAACCCTGCTCTCGCGTTTGGTGGAGAAGGGCGCTTTGTCCACTGAAGCGGATGGTCGGCGCTATCTTTATGCCCCATTAATACAGAAAGAGACTTATGCGACGCAAGCCGCACGAAGTTTGACAGATCGTCTCTTTGGCGGACGAGCGGCGCCTTTGGTAGCGCATTTGGCCGAGTCTGAAGGATTAACGGATAGCGACATTGAAGAGCTAGAAGCCCTCTTAGCGAAATTAAAAAAATGA
- a CDS encoding DUF547 domain-containing protein, whose product MYIRHIQASLFTLATCFIAGGTLPSVANAAEAQMQVDMMTESKAAKQTLNAPYDAFLAEYVVEQGGINLVAYDRVTSEDKAALVAYINTLSELDISGFSEAETLAYWFNLYNAKTIEVILDEYPIKSILKIGFRGPWKRKILKVRGEKLSLDNIEHDIVRATYKEPRVHFAFNCASIGCPNLKTSAWEAESLEADLTQAAIDYISSPRGVTITQDGKLVGSSLFKWYSKDFGQSDTDVLRYLSQFASGSLKDQMQTAKDFDDFDYDWNLNIAD is encoded by the coding sequence ATGTACATACGACATATTCAGGCCTCACTATTTACACTTGCCACGTGTTTCATAGCAGGTGGAACATTACCCAGCGTAGCCAATGCGGCAGAAGCTCAAATGCAGGTGGATATGATGACAGAATCTAAAGCTGCGAAACAAACCTTGAATGCGCCTTATGATGCATTTCTGGCTGAATACGTCGTAGAGCAGGGCGGTATAAACCTAGTCGCCTATGACCGCGTTACCTCAGAAGATAAAGCTGCTCTCGTGGCCTATATTAATACGCTCTCTGAATTAGATATCTCTGGCTTCAGTGAGGCAGAGACACTCGCCTATTGGTTTAATCTTTATAATGCAAAAACGATTGAGGTTATTTTGGATGAGTATCCAATAAAATCCATTTTGAAAATCGGTTTTCGTGGCCCTTGGAAACGGAAGATTCTGAAAGTGCGTGGTGAGAAATTAAGTCTCGACAATATTGAACATGATATTGTTCGCGCGACATATAAAGAGCCCCGTGTTCATTTCGCGTTTAATTGCGCCTCTATTGGATGCCCCAATTTAAAGACGAGCGCTTGGGAAGCGGAAAGTCTTGAGGCTGACCTGACACAGGCTGCTATCGATTATATCTCAAGCCCGCGAGGCGTGACGATTACGCAAGACGGGAAGCTTGTCGGATCAAGCCTGTTTAAATGGTATTCTAAAGACTTTGGCCAATCGGACACAGATGTCCTACGCTATCTCTCACAATTTGCGTCGGGATCATTAAAAGATCAGATGCAAACCGCAAAAGACTTTGATGATTTTGACTATGACTGGAATTTGAATATTGCTGATTAA
- the rplQ gene encoding 50S ribosomal protein L17, producing the protein MRHKMAHRKLNRTASHRKAMFANMASSLIEHEQIVTTLPKAKELRPFVEKLVTLAKKGDLNSRRIAIARTRNKEQSKKLFDVLGPRYADRPGGYIRIMKAGFRYGDNAPMAVIEFVDRDVDAKGKVDRERMSEVEDA; encoded by the coding sequence ATGCGTCATAAAATGGCCCATCGTAAATTAAATCGCACTGCCAGCCATCGTAAAGCGATGTTTGCTAATATGGCGTCTAGCCTTATTGAGCATGAGCAGATTGTAACGACTTTGCCGAAAGCGAAAGAGCTACGCCCTTTCGTTGAGAAGCTTGTAACGCTTGCGAAAAAAGGTGACTTGAATAGCCGACGTATCGCGATTGCGCGTACACGTAATAAAGAGCAGTCAAAGAAACTTTTTGACGTTCTTGGCCCACGCTATGCGGACCGCCCTGGCGGATATATCCGTATTATGAAGGCTGGTTTCCGCTATGGTGATAATGCTCCTATGGCTGTGATTGAATTTGTTGATCGCGATGTTGACGCTAAAGGTAAAGTTGACCGTGAGCGTATGTCAGAGGTCGAAGACGCATAG
- a CDS encoding DNA-directed RNA polymerase subunit alpha: protein MIEKNWQELIRPINPEIEPGRDPERKAVVTAEPLERGFGMTLGNALRRVLLSSLQGSAVSAVQIDGIVHEFTSIPGVREDVTNVVLNLKGLAVRMHAEGPKKLLLRKTGSGPVTGADIEETADVEILNKDHIICTADEGADIRMELTVTTGKGYVPAADSRPEDAPIGLISIDALYSPVKRVAYRVEDTREGQVLDYDKLIIDIDTNGAVTPEDAVAVAARILQDQFQVFVNFDDPEDMSRGEEKPELDFNPALLRKVDELELSVRSANCLKNDNIVYIGDLIQKSEAEMLRTPNFGRKSLNEIKEVLAAMGLHLGMDAPNWPPENIEELAKKYDDHI, encoded by the coding sequence GTGATTGAGAAAAATTGGCAAGAACTTATTCGTCCGATCAATCCAGAGATCGAGCCCGGCCGTGACCCTGAGCGTAAAGCTGTTGTAACAGCTGAGCCGCTAGAGCGTGGTTTTGGTATGACTTTGGGTAATGCACTTCGCCGTGTTTTGCTGTCATCCCTACAAGGTTCAGCGGTCTCTGCTGTTCAAATCGACGGTATCGTCCACGAGTTTACGTCTATCCCCGGTGTGCGTGAAGACGTTACCAATGTTGTATTGAACCTTAAAGGCTTGGCTGTTCGCATGCATGCGGAAGGTCCAAAGAAGTTGCTTCTTCGTAAAACGGGTTCTGGTCCAGTGACTGGCGCTGACATCGAAGAAACGGCTGATGTAGAAATTTTGAACAAAGATCACATCATCTGTACAGCCGATGAAGGGGCAGACATTCGTATGGAACTGACTGTCACGACGGGTAAGGGGTATGTCCCTGCTGCGGATAGTCGTCCAGAGGATGCTCCAATTGGTTTGATCTCTATCGATGCGCTTTATTCGCCTGTAAAACGCGTGGCTTATCGCGTTGAAGATACACGTGAAGGCCAAGTCTTGGATTATGATAAACTTATCATTGATATTGATACAAATGGTGCTGTTACGCCAGAAGACGCCGTGGCCGTTGCTGCGCGTATCCTGCAAGACCAGTTCCAAGTGTTCGTCAACTTCGATGATCCAGAAGATATGTCTCGCGGCGAAGAGAAGCCAGAGCTTGATTTCAACCCAGCGCTTCTGCGTAAAGTTGACGAATTAGAGCTTTCTGTCCGTTCAGCGAACTGCCTGAAAAATGATAATATCGTCTATATTGGCGACCTTATTCAGAAATCAGAAGCTGAGATGCTTCGCACGCCTAACTTTGGTCGTAAGTCTTTGAATGAAATTAAAGAAGTACTCGCCGCAATGGGTCTGCACCTCGGTATGGACGCGCCAAACTGGCCACCAGAAAATATCGAAGAACTAGCCAAGAAATACGACGACCACATTTAG
- the rpsK gene encoding 30S ribosomal protein S11, giving the protein MAKEPGRVRRADRKNITSGVAHVNSTFNNTMITITDAQGNTVAWCSAGAMGFKGSRKSTPYAAQVASEEAGRKAADHGMTTLEVNVNGPGSGRESAVRALQAAGFTITTIRDVTPIPHNGCRPPKRRRV; this is encoded by the coding sequence ATGGCTAAAGAACCAGGTCGCGTTCGCCGCGCCGATCGGAAGAATATCACTTCCGGCGTCGCTCATGTGAACTCAACATTCAATAACACAATGATTACGATTACAGATGCGCAAGGCAACACAGTTGCTTGGTGCTCTGCTGGCGCAATGGGTTTTAAAGGGTCACGTAAGTCGACTCCTTATGCGGCTCAGGTCGCTTCAGAAGAAGCTGGCCGTAAGGCAGCTGACCATGGCATGACGACTTTGGAAGTCAATGTGAACGGCCCAGGATCAGGCCGCGAAAGCGCTGTACGGGCTCTTCAAGCGGCTGGGTTTACTATCACGACTATTCGTGACGTAACACCTATTCCGCATAATGGTTGCCGCCCACCAAAGCGTCGCCGCGTATAA
- the rpsM gene encoding 30S ribosomal protein S13 encodes MARIAGVNIPTNKRVEIALRYIHGIGPAIATEICEKVGISRERRVHDLTDQEVLQIRETIDANYQVEGDLRRERSQNVKRLMDMGNYRGLRHRRGLPVRGQRTHTNARTRKGPAKAIAGKKK; translated from the coding sequence GTGGCTCGTATTGCTGGGGTAAACATCCCGACTAATAAGCGCGTTGAAATCGCGCTTCGTTATATTCACGGTATTGGACCGGCTATTGCGACTGAGATCTGCGAAAAAGTGGGTATCTCACGCGAGCGTCGTGTGCATGACCTAACGGATCAAGAAGTTTTGCAAATCCGCGAGACGATTGATGCGAATTATCAGGTTGAAGGTGACCTTCGCCGTGAGCGTTCACAGAACGTAAAACGCCTCATGGATATGGGTAACTATCGCGGTCTTCGTCACCGCCGTGGTCTTCCAGTTCGTGGTCAGCGTACACACACAAATGCGCGTACGCGCAAAGGCCCAGCGAAAGCAATCGCTGGCAAGAAGAAATAG
- a CDS encoding adenylate kinase: MNLILFGPPAAGKGTQAKRLVAERNLIQLSTGDMLRAARASESELGKKVAGIMDRGDLVSDEIVIALIEEQIDANPDAKGFIFDGFPRTVAQAKALDVALSARGQKVDKVIRLCVDDTALMSRITKRFEEEGRKDDNPESFKIRLGNYNKQTAPLLPYYESQGKLSEVDGMAEIEAVSDSINRVLGTEIEAKPAKKKGFFARLFS, translated from the coding sequence TTGAATCTCATTCTTTTTGGCCCACCAGCCGCCGGTAAAGGGACGCAGGCTAAGCGTCTCGTCGCTGAACGGAATTTGATTCAACTTTCTACAGGTGACATGCTTCGTGCGGCGCGTGCCTCAGAGTCTGAGCTTGGCAAAAAGGTTGCCGGTATTATGGATCGCGGCGATTTAGTATCAGATGAAATCGTCATTGCGTTAATTGAAGAGCAGATTGATGCGAACCCAGATGCGAAAGGCTTTATCTTTGATGGATTCCCTCGCACGGTCGCGCAAGCCAAAGCTCTTGACGTTGCCTTAAGTGCGCGCGGGCAGAAGGTTGATAAAGTAATCCGTCTTTGTGTGGACGACACGGCTCTTATGAGTCGAATCACAAAACGGTTCGAGGAAGAAGGCCGTAAGGACGACAATCCTGAAAGCTTTAAGATTCGCCTCGGAAACTATAATAAGCAAACGGCGCCTTTGCTTCCATACTATGAATCTCAAGGTAAATTGAGTGAAGTTGACGGGATGGCTGAGATTGAGGCCGTTTCTGACAGCATTAATCGTGTCCTAGGCACGGAAATTGAGGCCAAACCGGCCAAAAAGAAAGGATTCTTCGCGCGTCTCTTCTCTTAA
- the secY gene encoding preprotein translocase subunit SecY, whose translation MASASEQLAANMNLGVFAKAKELQQRLLFTLFILVVYRIGTYVPVPGVNLDQIAAMMNQGGLGDRLNLFSGGAVERMAIFALNVMPYISASIIMTLMKGSIGSLKELDKDGEQGRKQINQYTRYLTVFLAAFQAYGVSRFIESSGAAISPGAFFQASTVITLVGGTMFLMWLGEQVTARGVGNGVSLIIFAGIVAELPKAIFQAFSLNQRGTVSELLLVFLIVLFVGLSMLIVYVERAQRRLLVQYPKRQMAGGKSFGGESSFMPLKLNTAGVIPPIFASSLLLLPATLGPIMMGNGAGTTGSGIGGTILALLAYGSPVYLTLYAILIIFFCYFYVPYVFKPEDVADNLRKNGGFLPGIRPGKRTEEYLSYVLSRLTFIGAVYVAFVCVLPELIIARQGGAIPPSVAMLIGGMSLLIIVSVTLDTVAQIQSHLIAHQYEGLIKKSRMRRRNR comes from the coding sequence ATGGCATCAGCGTCAGAACAGTTAGCAGCGAATATGAACCTTGGCGTTTTTGCCAAGGCTAAAGAACTACAGCAGCGTCTTCTTTTTACTCTCTTTATATTAGTGGTCTATCGTATCGGTACCTATGTGCCGGTCCCTGGTGTTAATCTTGATCAGATTGCGGCTATGATGAACCAAGGCGGTCTAGGCGACCGTTTGAACCTGTTCTCTGGCGGCGCGGTAGAGCGTATGGCGATTTTCGCCCTAAACGTAATGCCCTATATTTCGGCCTCTATTATCATGACTCTGATGAAGGGCTCTATCGGTTCTCTCAAAGAGCTTGATAAGGACGGAGAACAAGGCCGAAAGCAAATTAACCAATATACACGGTATTTGACGGTCTTTTTGGCGGCTTTCCAAGCGTATGGCGTCTCACGTTTTATCGAAAGTAGTGGTGCTGCCATTAGCCCCGGCGCTTTCTTCCAAGCTTCTACAGTTATTACGCTTGTTGGGGGGACGATGTTCCTCATGTGGCTTGGTGAACAAGTCACTGCGCGCGGCGTAGGTAACGGTGTATCATTGATTATCTTTGCCGGTATTGTGGCAGAACTTCCGAAGGCTATCTTCCAAGCCTTTAGCTTGAATCAACGCGGTACGGTCTCTGAACTGTTGCTTGTGTTCCTTATTGTTCTGTTTGTCGGTCTCTCCATGTTGATCGTGTATGTTGAACGCGCGCAGCGTCGTCTTTTGGTTCAGTATCCGAAGCGTCAAATGGCGGGTGGTAAGTCTTTTGGCGGAGAAAGTTCTTTCATGCCGCTTAAGCTCAATACAGCAGGCGTTATCCCGCCGATTTTTGCGAGTTCGTTGCTTTTACTTCCGGCAACACTGGGCCCGATTATGATGGGTAATGGAGCTGGAACGACGGGCTCTGGCATTGGCGGTACGATTTTAGCGCTCTTGGCTTATGGTTCCCCAGTTTACCTAACGCTTTATGCAATTTTGATTATTTTCTTCTGTTACTTCTATGTGCCTTATGTCTTTAAGCCAGAAGATGTTGCCGATAACCTTCGTAAGAATGGTGGGTTCTTGCCTGGGATACGTCCCGGTAAACGCACCGAAGAGTATTTGTCATACGTTCTTTCACGCCTGACTTTCATTGGCGCTGTGTATGTGGCTTTCGTCTGTGTATTGCCAGAACTGATTATCGCGCGCCAAGGCGGTGCAATCCCACCTTCTGTTGCGATGTTAATCGGCGGTATGAGCCTTCTGATTATTGTGTCTGTGACATTAGATACAGTTGCGCAAATTCAATCACACCTTATTGCTCACCAATATGAGGGTCTTATTAAGAAGTCCCGTATGCGTCGACGCAATAGATAG